The DNA region ACCTATATCCAGGATCTGCTCAACGTTCCCGCCTCACTTGCAGGCTTGCCCGCCATGTCTGTTCCGGCCGGTAAAGGTCCCGATGGGTGGCCAATAGGTGTCGCCATCACTGGACAGTGGGGTATGGAAAATCTGGTCTTCAAATTGGGGAAGGTCATAGAAGAATGGAATAAAACGCAGTCATTATAGTGTACACAATGCATTAAAATACGAAGTCTATGAGAGTTGATGTGAACTAAGATGAGCGTCAAGTTGGATTCGAATGAATTCAAGGATTGCCTTTGAGGCCGTTTTGGACATTTGCAGCGCTTCCGACCACTGAGgtgctcatcatcagtgCTCAAGTCTTGcttgaaaaaaaaaatatgAAATACTCACTTCCTGCCTAGTGAAGCTACCTTCACTTTCGATCCAAACAAGTTCTGCCCCACCGTCGTTCTGCCCAGCAACTCCCATATTGTTCTCTTCATTGGCCGTCCCAAATACTGCACCCCAGGCCCAGCCGAACCCGAGTCTCGCCTTTGCctgcttctcctcatcGGCTTCTGGATCCAACATCACTCTCCCTTTGGTAGTCACCACGAGGGCTACAGCGACGGGAAGTGCTAAGATCGATATTGTACCCGCGGAGAGGAGTGCTAATGTCGAAGCGTTGATAGAGGCGGCTCGAGCAGTAAAAGTATACCCCGCTGCAGGAGATATCCTAGCTGCATCTTTTCTACTTTCTGGGATATAGGCGTAATCGTCCTTATCCGTCGCCGGCCATGTGTTCTGCTCTGCTCCCACCCCTTCCGCCCCAAAGACAGACCCGTACACAACCCTACCTGTAGATGGCACTAAGCTCTGCACTACAAGCTGAACAAGGGATCTCGGGTGCTTTTCTAATGATAAGATGGGAGGGAAAATAGTTTCAAGGGTGGTGACAAGAGCTCGGGAAGGAGTTGCACCAACGCCCTCGAGAGGGCGATGATTTACTTCAAAAGTGGCTTTGTCTGGGAGTTCTTCACGGAGGCGGACCTCTATAGGACCAGAGCAGCTTGCAAGGACGGCATTTGACCCTACGAGGCATGTGTTCAGCAGTCTGCGGAGGAGGTATACAAGAAGAGACATACCGAAAGCGAAGCGAGCCGAGCCGTCTGCACGATCGAGCTCACCAATGGACAGATGCAAAGGCCTAAGCTGGGCAGGCGTTCTGCCATCGGGGCGTCTACTGGGGCCTGCGGTGGCCATGGTTGTGCAAGTTCTATAACTGCTCATCCCAAAGAATAATTGCGTAAATAATCATAATAACtaccctccttcccttaCTCGGACACCCACTTTACATCCATGACGTCACAAAGAGATTATCACCCACTTTCCCACTCTTATCAGCCGCACGCACTCTTATGCGTATACCTTTCCTCCCTGTAGCGTACAAGTACATTTATTCAGCAGACAGCCCTATTTGCGATGGACCCCATATCAGACCCTTCAACTCAGGaatctcctcatcctgTCCAAGCTCTTCCTGAAGAGCTCGGCAAACCACTCGAGGACTCGCTCGACCATATCGTGTCCAATTCGAAAGCTGTTAGGGGCGCTCGGAAAGATCAGCTTGCTCGTACGCAAACATCTAGTATACATAAATGGCAGGAAAATTCTAATATATTGTAAAGCAAGCGAGCTTAGATCGGACGCCGTTCATTCCCATGGTCCTGAGGCTAAACATTGGATAGCAaagttcttcccctccgAGGAGACTTTAGATCATGTACGTCCGATCGGATAGATATCGTCTGTATTAATGTAGCTCTGATGCCCTTAACGTACTTGTTCAGCTGTTTGCCATGGAGCATATGGGTAAGCTTgtctccttgtcctcctccattccTACCAACCTAACATAGCATCTGTAGGCAATTACGTGATCGATCGTATGACTGGGAAGAAATTCTTTGAAACAATGCCGATCTGTAAGCCCCCACAACCGCTATATGCTTACCCAAGCCGCACATAATAACGAAAGGCAGATGTGCGCGTCGGTATGCATCTCCTGTTTGTTTCAGGTGTGAGCCTTGTCCAGCACGCAATACAAATACCTGGCACTGCTAATTTCTCGTCTAGAACAGCTACATGTCATACGCATCTGTTGAAAAGCTTTTGCGAGAAAAGTCCATCAAGCGTGAGTTTGTGTCATAATCTAATATGCAGTTTATCTACGTATACTGAATACTAAGTAGAGGGGCAGACGTATGATCAGACTGGACCCGACGTAGAGGAACATATAAGGTCATTCATTAGAACATATGAATTGCCTCTTGACGAGCTTTTAGTGAAAGATTTGAGCCAGTACCCAGTAAGCTGTTTTGTACTCCGCGCGAGTGGTGATAACAATTATCCCCAGACATTCAACTCATTCTTTTCCCGTCGTCTGATCGCCAGCGCCCGACCAATCACCTCCGTGGGAGACCCAACCATTATTGTCTCCGCTGCGGACTGTCGGTTGACAGTGTACCAGACAGTCGACCAAGCTAAGAAGTTCTGGTATGTAACTTCAGTCTGAAAGGTGGTTTTGCTAGGCTAAATTATGATCGATAACGTGATAAAGGATCAAGGGGCAGCAATTCACGCTTCCGAACCTCTTGACTGGGAAGGATGTCGCAGACATGACATTCAAAGCAGTACAGGATGATCGTGAAGCCGCTCTCTCAATCCATAGGTTGGCCCCACAAGATTATCATAGGTTCCATTCACCCGTGGAAGGTATGATTGTTGCTATCAAAGATATCGATGGTGCGTTTTCAACTTGGTCACTTGTGGAAGAAAGTTGATGGCGGATTATTCTAGGAGAACTGTACAGTAAGTCGGCTACAATTTTTAGGCAAGTTTGCATGACATGAACCCTATAAAACTAGCTGTGAATCCTCAAGCTATCAATGAAGGTGTGTTCTGGTGGCCTTGCGCGCTTGACTCTTAGATGATTTGTTCATTTCAAATATTTAGATCTCAATGTCTTCACTTTGAACAAGCGTTCTATTATGCTTATCCATGCCAACCTTGGATCCGGTCGAGAAACTGTTCCCATTGCGTTTGTCGCTATAGGCGGTGCGTTCTCGTTCATATTGTTGTTATCCTCAGTATCCATACTGAAACATGATTTGCGGTATAGCAATGCTTGTGGGCTCCATCGGATGGTCCAAGAAACCGGGTGATAAGGTCTGCAAAGGTGAAGAGCTAGGCTGGTTTCAGTATGGCGGATCCACTACCATCACAGTCTTTCCAAAATCAGCCGGAGTAGAATTTGACAAGGATCTCGTTGAAAATAGCAAGAAACAGTTGGAGACCTTTGTAAGGGTTGGAATGGAAATCGGAAAATGTAGCACCGAGGTTAAATAGAGAAATAATAGTTCGAATTAGATTAGAATTAGGTTACAAGGCGTACAACAATATCATACAGATGTGTTAACTCTGCAAACTATTTAGTACCTGGTTTGATGTTTTAAAACAAAATGCGCCTACCTAAAAAATCGAGCCACCTTACTTATCTGCTCTTGCCCTTACCCTTGGCTTTACCATCTTTGCCCTCGCCGCTGTTAGGAACTAAATCAACAGATGGTCGGAAGCTCATGTAGCCGGACTTACCTCTCGAGTTCCCCAACATTGCGCATGATGGAGAGCTTACCCACAGAGGCAGCTTGTACCATCTGCTTCTCAATAGAATTGTTGATTTTGCTTGAAAGTTGCTATGTCTTCGATCAGTAATGATATCTCTACTTGGGAGTCCTGCCATTTGTAGAGTGACAACCAACACAAATTTACCTTCTTTTGGGACCTCTCCAGTACCCTTTGCCTATCCTTCGGCGCAACTTCACGCTTTCCGGGTTTTGTCTTTCCGgtattcttcctctgggATCCACCTGACTTTCCCTTCGCCTTGATCGATTTTCCTGCTCCTTGGGCCATGGTTATtgaagttgttgttgctgttcaAGCAAGGGCTGGAAATGTTTCGAATGATCCACTTTCGGAATATTTTTACTTGAAGCGGCGAGTGGATTGACTCCGTATGCTTCTTCCACGTCATAAGTTCCGGAAAGGGGCGCTGCTGGAGAACAAAAAGGGCTTCAACGACATCGCCAACCACATTAGCAATCGTCCGTCTGGTCCGCAGACGGCAAAATTGTGAAGATCTTCGACTGGTTATTATCCTAGATATCATAGATCTGGAATTTGTTAGCATCAGGAACTCACTATGACTCGCTCTCCTGTTGCCCTCCTAGACGGAGTTATATCTCACCTCGCCCACCTGGCAGATAATCGTGCGATCGATTATCGATTTATCGTTGTTCTCTCCACTTGGCTGCAGACGGCATTTGAGGTGTATATCCTGTAAGTTTGAGGTTTTATGTACTGTATATCTTCTAAGCTAAGTGATCGTGGAAACCAGGCGTCGTCAGCTTCCATGTTATGACCGaccagctcctcctccggCCCTCAAGGCTCACCTTGAAGGCGATACATTCCGGAAAGCTCAAACTTATAGTCGAGATAAAACAAGGTTTCAACTCCTCCAACTTGTGTTTAACCAGATTCTCGGCTGGATTATGATCAAGTCAGGAGCATATTCCAAATTGTGGGACGTCGCAGGCAGGTTCACTAATCTATTGGGTCTGGGTCCCAACTGGATTGTGGGTACTTATCATGAAAATCATTGTTGTATGTTATATTTCATCGCTAATGAAAGGGTAGATCGTGCGGTCTCTCGTATGGATCACAATCCTCACCCTCTCTACCGCCATTCCCGGCCTTCCCTGGTCATACTACCAGACTTTTGTGCTCGAAGAAAAGCATGGTTTCAACAAGTCAACTAGAACTCTTTGGGTGATGGACACCTTGAAAAGCTATCTTCTGTTTGCCCTCTTAGGTCTCCCTGTCTTGGCTGGGTTCCTCAAGATCATTGAACTTTCTGGAAAGAGCTTTGTGCCCTGGTTGATGCTGTTCCTGTAAGTCAGTTTCTAGCAGAGTCGACGATGGTAATTAATAGCATTGCAGGGTCTGTGTGCAATTGACCCTCCAAATTATCTACCCCACATTTAGTGAGTATCCTCAATG from Cryptococcus neoformans var. neoformans B-3501A chromosome 4, whole genome shotgun sequence includes:
- a CDS encoding hypothetical protein (Match to ESTs gb|CF186474.1|CF186474, gb|CF191374.1|CF191374, gb|CF190806.1|CF190806; HMMPfam hit to PS_Dcarbxylase, Phosphatidylserine decarboxylase, score: 181.5, E(): 1.6e-51), which gives rise to MDPISDPSTQESPHPVQALPEELGKPLEDSLDHIVSNSKAVRGARKDQLAPSELRSDAVHSHGPEAKHWIAKFFPSEETLDHLFAMEHMGNYVIDRMTGKKFFETMPIYVRVGMHLLFVSGNSYMSYASVEKLLREKSIKQGQTYDQTGPDVEEHIRSFIRTYELPLDELLVKDLSQYPTFNSFFSRRLIASARPITSVGDPTIIVSAADCRLTVYQTVDQAKKFWIKGQQFTLPNLLTGKDVADMTFKAVQDDREAALSIHRLAPQDYHRFHSPVEGMIVAIKDIDGELYTVNPQAINEDLNVFTLNKRSIMLIHANLGSGRETVPIAFVAIGAMLVGSIGWSKKPGDKVCKGEELGWFQYGGSTTITVFPKSAGVEFDKDLVENSKKQLETFVRVGMEIGKCSTEVK